The following are from one region of the Vibrio parahaemolyticus genome:
- a CDS encoding NADH:flavin oxidoreductase, whose protein sequence is MSILFSEARIGSMTLKNRFVRSATWENMATEDGHMTAKLYDIYEELAKGEVGLIVTGYANIVEEEKPNAGMMGIYNDSFIGEYKKLTELVHQYDSKIVMQIAYGGTKTTYNVGERVIFAPSDVPERGTNTQGKAMTKDEIDYIVKAFALASKRAQEAGFDGVEIHAAHTYLINQFLSPYYNRREDEYGGSLENRMRLLLEIYSETRMLVGDAFPILVKLTATEFFDGGLTFDETRIVCKKLEEVGADAIIVSGNIHGKANELVGERFDGYTLQEEGYFHEYGQVISQDIHIPVITVGGLRDIDAIENIAENTNIQFFAVSRPLLAEPQLIKRWKEGNRAPVDCERCSKCRTKRGNFCVVYKNRNRRS, encoded by the coding sequence TTGAGTATTTTGTTTTCCGAAGCCCGCATTGGCAGCATGACACTAAAGAACCGCTTTGTGCGTAGCGCAACGTGGGAAAATATGGCGACTGAAGATGGCCACATGACGGCAAAGCTTTACGATATTTACGAAGAGCTTGCTAAAGGTGAAGTCGGGCTAATCGTCACAGGTTACGCCAATATCGTTGAAGAAGAAAAGCCCAACGCAGGGATGATGGGTATTTACAACGACTCGTTCATCGGAGAATACAAAAAGCTCACAGAACTGGTTCATCAGTACGATTCTAAAATTGTGATGCAAATTGCTTATGGCGGTACTAAAACCACCTACAACGTCGGTGAGCGCGTGATTTTTGCACCGAGTGATGTGCCTGAGCGCGGCACGAATACTCAAGGCAAAGCGATGACGAAGGATGAAATCGACTACATCGTAAAAGCATTTGCATTAGCGAGTAAACGAGCTCAAGAAGCTGGTTTTGACGGTGTCGAGATTCATGCCGCGCACACTTACTTAATCAACCAGTTTTTAAGCCCGTACTACAACCGACGCGAAGACGAATACGGAGGCAGCTTAGAAAATCGTATGCGTTTGCTTTTGGAAATTTATTCTGAAACCAGAATGTTGGTGGGGGATGCGTTTCCAATTCTTGTGAAGCTAACCGCGACCGAATTCTTTGACGGCGGTTTAACATTCGATGAAACACGCATCGTATGTAAGAAACTCGAAGAAGTGGGCGCTGATGCGATCATCGTCTCCGGCAATATTCACGGTAAAGCAAACGAACTTGTCGGTGAAAGATTCGATGGTTACACACTGCAAGAAGAAGGCTATTTTCACGAATACGGGCAAGTGATCAGTCAAGATATTCATATCCCCGTGATTACGGTTGGCGGGTTACGCGATATTGATGCGATCGAGAACATTGCTGAGAATACCAACATCCAGTTTTTTGCTGTTTCACGTCCTCTACTCGCTGAGCCACAGTTGATTAAACGTTGGAAAGAAGGCAATCGTGCACCAGTAGATTGTGAGCGTTGCTCTAAATGCCGAACTAAGCGCGGTAACTTCTGTGTGGTATATAAGAACCGAAACCGCCGCAGTTAG
- the cyoB gene encoding cytochrome o ubiquinol oxidase subunit I, translating to MFGRLTLDSIPYHEPIIIITLAIVALVGLAVVVAVTKAGKWQYLWNEWFTSVDHKKLGFMYIAVAMLMLVRGFADAVMMRSQQLLSSAGEAGYLPPHHYDQIFTAHGVIMIFFVAMPLVIGLMNIIVPLQIGARDVAFPYLNNLSFWLFVVGVILTNMSLGLGEFGRTGWLAYPPLSGIEASPGVGVDYWIWALQISGVGTTLTGVNFFATILRMRTPSMPMMKMPVFTWASLCANILIIISFPILTVTIALLTLDRYLGMHFFTNDLGGNVMMYVNLIWAWGHPEVYILVLPIFGVFSEVTATFSRKKLFGYTSLVWATIVITILAFVVWLHHFFTMGSGANVNAFFGIATMIISIPTGVKIFNWLFTMYKGRIRFTTPMMWTVGFLITFTVGGMTGVLMAVPGADFVLHNSVFLIAHFHNVIIGGVVFGCFAAITYWFPKATGFTMNETWGKRAFYLWIVGFLMAFLPLYALGFMGMTRRLSQDINPEYFPLLAVAAAGTVVIALGVLSQFIQIYVSIRDREQNRDLTGDPWGGRTLEWATSSPPPFYNFAHLPKGDVLDAFWYQKQSGEFDPMKEVEYERIHMPKNTATGIYVSAWALVFGFAMIWYIWWLAAASLVGIVVTCIQHSYNDDVDYYVEVEEIKAIEAARRAQLEEAKKGTVKDNENSDDLEVTYAN from the coding sequence ATGTTTGGAAGATTAACTCTGGATTCAATTCCATATCACGAGCCGATCATCATCATCACGCTGGCTATCGTCGCGTTGGTGGGATTAGCCGTGGTGGTTGCCGTGACTAAAGCTGGAAAGTGGCAATACCTATGGAATGAATGGTTTACTTCGGTAGACCACAAAAAACTCGGCTTCATGTACATCGCGGTGGCGATGCTGATGCTTGTACGTGGCTTTGCGGACGCGGTGATGATGCGTAGCCAGCAGCTACTTTCCTCTGCGGGTGAAGCTGGCTACTTGCCGCCGCATCACTACGACCAAATCTTTACCGCGCACGGCGTGATTATGATTTTCTTCGTTGCGATGCCGCTCGTGATTGGTCTGATGAACATCATCGTACCGCTGCAAATCGGCGCGCGTGACGTGGCGTTCCCGTACCTGAATAACTTAAGTTTCTGGCTGTTTGTGGTTGGTGTGATCCTAACTAACATGTCGCTAGGTTTGGGTGAATTTGGCCGTACCGGTTGGTTGGCGTATCCGCCGCTGTCTGGCATTGAAGCAAGTCCGGGGGTCGGGGTCGACTATTGGATTTGGGCGCTGCAGATATCTGGTGTCGGTACCACGCTAACGGGTGTGAACTTCTTCGCCACCATTTTGCGTATGCGTACACCGTCAATGCCTATGATGAAGATGCCAGTTTTCACTTGGGCGTCGCTATGTGCCAACATTCTGATCATCATTTCGTTCCCAATTCTGACTGTCACAATCGCACTACTGACGCTCGACCGTTACTTGGGCATGCACTTCTTTACCAATGATCTTGGCGGCAACGTGATGATGTACGTCAACTTGATTTGGGCATGGGGCCACCCAGAAGTGTACATCTTGGTACTACCTATCTTTGGTGTGTTCTCAGAAGTGACGGCAACTTTCTCGCGTAAAAAGCTGTTTGGTTACACCTCACTGGTGTGGGCGACGATCGTCATTACCATTTTGGCGTTCGTGGTTTGGCTGCATCACTTCTTTACCATGGGTTCTGGCGCGAACGTGAATGCTTTCTTCGGCATCGCGACGATGATCATTTCCATCCCAACCGGGGTGAAGATCTTCAACTGGCTATTCACCATGTATAAAGGCCGCATTCGCTTTACCACACCGATGATGTGGACAGTAGGCTTCCTAATTACTTTCACCGTTGGTGGTATGACGGGCGTGCTGATGGCAGTACCGGGTGCGGATTTCGTTCTGCATAACTCTGTATTCCTAATCGCACACTTCCATAACGTGATTATCGGTGGTGTGGTGTTCGGCTGTTTTGCGGCGATCACGTACTGGTTCCCGAAAGCGACCGGTTTCACCATGAATGAAACTTGGGGCAAACGCGCATTCTATCTGTGGATTGTCGGTTTCTTGATGGCGTTCCTGCCGCTTTACGCGTTGGGCTTTATGGGTATGACCCGTCGTCTGAGCCAAGACATCAACCCGGAATACTTCCCACTATTGGCGGTTGCGGCGGCGGGCACGGTTGTGATCGCTCTGGGCGTATTGTCTCAGTTCATCCAAATCTACGTGAGTATTCGTGACCGCGAGCAAAACCGTGACCTAACGGGTGATCCGTGGGGCGGCCGTACATTGGAATGGGCAACGTCTTCACCTCCGCCGTTCTACAACTTTGCTCATCTGCCAAAAGGCGATGTACTGGACGCGTTCTGGTATCAAAAACAAAGTGGCGAGTTCGACCCAATGAAAGAAGTGGAGTACGAACGTATCCATATGCCGAAGAACACGGCAACGGGTATTTATGTGTCGGCTTGGGCGCTGGTCTTTGGCTTTGCGATGATCTGGTACATCTGGTGGCTAGCGGCAGCAAGTTTGGTGGGTATTGTTGTGACATGTATTCAACACAGCTACAACGATGACGTGGACTACTACGTTGAAGTGGAAGAGATCAAAGCGATCGAAGCCGCTCGCCGAGCTCAGCTAGAAGAAGCGAAGAAAGGAACCGTGAAAGACAACGAAAACAGCGATGATCTGGAGGTGACCTATGCAAACTAA
- a CDS encoding FAD-binding oxidoreductase — translation MKSLENTTIEHFKSHFQGDVVLPTDSNYDEVRQIWNGMIDRKPSLIARCKSTDDVVMAVNFARDNGQLLSVRGGGHNIAGNAVCDNGVMIDLSLLTQVRVDENAKRAFVEPGCTLGDLDEATQKHGLATPVGINSTTGIAGLTLGGGFGWLSRKYGMTIDNLVSANVVTADGRQLLASETENEDLFWALRGGGGNFGIVTQFEFQLHPVGPEVLSGLIVFPFDQAKSVITQFAKFTESAPEELSVWMVSRKAPPLPFLPESVHGKEVVVLAICYAGDPSEGENLIAPLRDFGDAHGEHVGVQPFAAWQQAFDPLLTPGARNYWKSHNFNSLSEGVIDAAIEYAGKLPSPQCEIFIASLGCAASRPEPESMAYSSRDANYVLNVHGRWDSAEDDQACIAWARDFFAKTKPYASGGAYINFLTQDEAERTESAYGPTYARLQEVKKKFDPNNLFRMNQNIKPE, via the coding sequence ATGAAGAGTTTAGAAAACACAACCATTGAACATTTCAAAAGTCACTTTCAAGGTGACGTCGTTTTACCTACCGATTCTAATTACGATGAAGTTCGCCAAATCTGGAATGGCATGATTGATCGCAAGCCGAGTTTGATTGCTCGCTGTAAGTCGACAGATGACGTTGTGATGGCGGTTAACTTTGCGCGAGACAATGGTCAGCTACTTTCTGTACGAGGTGGGGGACACAATATTGCGGGCAACGCTGTCTGTGATAATGGGGTCATGATCGACCTGTCGCTCCTTACCCAAGTCCGAGTCGATGAAAATGCAAAAAGAGCGTTTGTTGAGCCGGGCTGTACCTTAGGCGACTTAGACGAAGCCACTCAAAAACACGGGTTAGCGACCCCGGTAGGAATTAACTCTACCACTGGTATTGCTGGTCTTACTTTAGGTGGTGGTTTTGGTTGGTTGAGCCGTAAATACGGTATGACGATAGATAACTTAGTCTCTGCAAACGTCGTTACTGCCGACGGACGCCAATTGCTTGCCAGTGAAACAGAAAACGAGGATCTTTTCTGGGCGCTGCGCGGAGGCGGCGGTAATTTTGGCATTGTTACACAGTTTGAATTCCAATTGCATCCCGTTGGCCCTGAAGTACTGAGTGGTTTGATTGTCTTCCCGTTTGATCAAGCTAAATCGGTCATCACGCAGTTTGCAAAATTCACCGAATCTGCGCCAGAAGAGTTAAGTGTGTGGATGGTGAGTCGTAAAGCTCCGCCACTCCCATTCTTACCTGAAAGCGTTCACGGTAAAGAGGTTGTCGTACTGGCGATATGTTATGCAGGCGACCCATCCGAGGGTGAAAATCTAATTGCTCCACTCAGAGATTTTGGTGACGCACATGGTGAGCATGTTGGCGTACAACCATTTGCTGCATGGCAACAAGCGTTTGATCCCTTACTCACTCCGGGCGCACGTAACTATTGGAAATCGCATAACTTTAACTCGCTAAGCGAAGGTGTCATTGATGCGGCGATAGAATACGCAGGGAAGTTACCATCGCCTCAATGCGAGATTTTTATCGCTTCTCTTGGCTGCGCGGCATCTAGACCAGAACCTGAATCTATGGCTTATTCTAGCCGTGACGCTAATTACGTATTAAATGTGCACGGAAGATGGGACTCCGCAGAAGATGACCAAGCTTGTATCGCGTGGGCGAGAGACTTTTTTGCCAAAACCAAACCGTATGCCAGTGGCGGTGCGTATATCAATTTCCTAACGCAAGACGAAGCTGAACGTACAGAGTCTGCCTATGGCCCAACGTATGCGCGCTTGCAAGAAGTGAAGAAGAAGTTTGATCCAAATAACTTGTTCAGAATGAATCAAAATATCAAGCCAGAGTGA
- a CDS encoding SDR family oxidoreductase, with translation MDIKNSVIAITGAGQGLGQMMAITLAQSGADLALLDVNETGLRETQSQCQMLSAKVFTYPVDVTNESDVEATFDTILQDFGQLNGLINNAGVLRDGLLVKAKDGVISKMSLEQFNLVMNVNVTGTFLCGREAAVKMIESGSQGVIINISSVARAGNIGQTNYSASKAAVATMATTWARELARYGIRAAAIAPGVVHTAMADQMKPEAIERLEKMIPVGRMGEASEIAHAVKYILESDYFTGRVLEVDGGIRM, from the coding sequence ATGGACATAAAAAATAGCGTTATTGCGATTACAGGTGCAGGGCAGGGGCTGGGCCAAATGATGGCGATTACCCTCGCTCAATCCGGAGCTGATTTGGCTTTGCTCGATGTGAATGAAACCGGTTTACGAGAGACACAATCACAATGTCAGATGTTAAGTGCGAAAGTGTTCACTTATCCGGTTGATGTGACAAATGAATCGGATGTGGAAGCGACATTTGACACCATTCTTCAAGATTTCGGTCAGCTCAATGGACTCATCAACAATGCGGGAGTGCTGCGAGATGGTTTGCTTGTAAAAGCCAAAGATGGCGTTATCAGCAAAATGTCGTTGGAGCAGTTTAATCTCGTCATGAATGTCAATGTCACGGGAACATTTCTGTGTGGGCGTGAGGCTGCTGTAAAAATGATTGAAAGTGGCTCACAAGGGGTCATCATCAATATCTCCAGCGTTGCGAGAGCCGGGAATATTGGTCAAACCAACTATTCCGCCTCCAAAGCGGCGGTCGCTACCATGGCAACAACGTGGGCACGCGAGCTTGCAAGGTACGGCATTCGAGCCGCTGCGATTGCGCCGGGGGTTGTACATACGGCGATGGCTGATCAAATGAAGCCAGAGGCGATCGAACGTCTAGAAAAGATGATTCCGGTAGGGAGAATGGGGGAAGCGAGTGAAATCGCTCATGCCGTCAAATACATTCTTGAGAGTGATTACTTCACCGGCCGCGTGCTTGAGGTGGATGGCGGAATCCGAATGTAA
- the artP gene encoding arginine ABC transporter ATP-binding protein ArtP: MSIQVSGINKSYGDTQVLHDVSFNCENGETLVLLGPSGAGKSSLLRVLNLLEGADNGKLNIANDVFDFSAEIKEKQGLALRRKVGMVFQQYNLWPHMTVMENLIEAPIKVSGMDKEEAKTQAMQILSTLHLADKADAWPMQLSGGQQQRVAIARALMMKPEVLLFDEPTAALDPEITNQVVKIIKDLSETGITQVVVTHEVDFAKKIASHVLYLEKGHIVEHGTHDAFANPQTTQFADYLKH; encoded by the coding sequence ATGAGTATTCAGGTAAGCGGAATCAACAAATCCTACGGTGACACACAAGTTCTTCACGATGTGAGTTTCAATTGTGAAAACGGTGAAACGCTAGTGTTACTGGGCCCAAGCGGCGCGGGGAAGAGTTCTTTATTACGTGTTCTAAACCTTTTAGAAGGGGCGGATAACGGCAAGTTAAACATCGCTAATGACGTCTTCGATTTTTCGGCTGAAATCAAAGAAAAGCAAGGTTTAGCGCTTCGCCGTAAAGTGGGCATGGTATTTCAGCAGTACAACTTGTGGCCTCACATGACGGTCATGGAGAACTTGATTGAAGCGCCTATTAAAGTGTCTGGAATGGATAAAGAAGAAGCTAAAACCCAAGCTATGCAAATTTTGTCTACGTTGCATTTGGCTGATAAGGCCGACGCATGGCCGATGCAGCTTTCTGGTGGTCAGCAACAACGTGTGGCGATTGCTCGTGCATTGATGATGAAACCGGAAGTCTTGCTTTTTGATGAACCGACCGCAGCTCTTGATCCTGAAATTACTAACCAAGTCGTTAAGATTATTAAAGATTTAAGCGAAACTGGCATCACCCAAGTCGTAGTGACGCATGAGGTCGATTTTGCTAAGAAGATTGCTAGCCACGTTCTGTACCTCGAGAAAGGACACATCGTAGAGCATGGTACGCACGACGCTTTTGCTAACCCGCAAACCACACAGTTTGCTGATTATCTAAAGCACTAA
- the cyoE gene encoding heme o synthase, with the protein MDYLQHERQHEVVGAGMLKNYLSITKPGIIFGNLISVAAGFFLAAKSEPASLTLFLTTLAGVGLVIASGCVVNNIFDRDIDQKMARTQNRETVKGNINIDVAFVYALAMLLLGTALLFQLVNPLSAVVVLLGYVYYVFFYTMWYKRNSVYGTLVGSISGAVPPLVGYLAVTNFISLEAILLFTMFCLWQMPHSYAIAMFRMQDYREAGIPVLPVKEGIHKAHRHMKAYVVAFGAVSLGLFLLGEAGYEYLAVAAVVCLMWMKVTFRSIDDSNYVAWSKSVFKVSLLVVMGISGVLGVELIPLAL; encoded by the coding sequence CTGGATTATCTACAACATGAACGTCAACATGAAGTTGTAGGCGCGGGTATGCTGAAAAATTATTTGTCTATCACCAAACCGGGCATTATTTTCGGCAACCTGATCTCAGTTGCGGCGGGGTTCTTCCTCGCCGCTAAATCAGAACCTGCGAGCCTGACGTTGTTTTTAACAACCTTGGCTGGCGTGGGGCTGGTGATTGCTTCAGGTTGTGTCGTGAACAATATTTTTGACCGCGATATCGATCAAAAGATGGCGCGGACACAAAATCGTGAGACCGTAAAAGGGAACATCAATATTGATGTCGCCTTTGTCTATGCCTTGGCGATGTTGCTGCTGGGCACGGCACTGCTGTTCCAATTAGTCAATCCGCTTTCGGCGGTCGTGGTGCTGCTCGGCTACGTCTACTACGTGTTCTTCTACACTATGTGGTACAAACGCAACTCAGTATACGGCACTCTTGTTGGTAGCATCTCTGGCGCCGTGCCGCCATTAGTGGGCTATTTGGCGGTAACCAATTTCATCAGCCTAGAAGCAATTCTGCTGTTTACCATGTTTTGTTTATGGCAAATGCCACACTCCTACGCGATTGCGATGTTCCGTATGCAAGACTATCGAGAAGCGGGGATTCCGGTTTTACCCGTTAAAGAGGGTATTCATAAAGCGCACCGACACATGAAAGCGTATGTGGTGGCCTTTGGCGCAGTATCGTTGGGATTGTTTTTACTTGGTGAAGCTGGGTATGAATACTTAGCGGTCGCAGCTGTCGTTTGCCTTATGTGGATGAAAGTAACCTTTCGCAGTATTGACGACAGTAACTACGTCGCGTGGTCGAAGTCGGTATTTAAAGTCTCGCTGCTGGTGGTGATGGGGATAAGTGGTGTGCTTGGCGTCGAGTTGATACCTCTTGCTCTTTAG
- the cyoA gene encoding ubiquinol oxidase subunit II produces MEASRYKRILSRGSLACVILFLSGCNSALLDPKGAIGVQEKELIITALLLMLIVVIPVILMTIYFAYRYRASNTDEEYAPEWSHSTKIEVVVWTIPIIIIAILATITWRSTHELEPSKPLVSDVKPMTIEVVSLDWKWLFIYPEENIATVNYVAFPKDVPVTFKLTSDNIMNAFFIPRLGTQIYAMPGMVTKLNLIANHEGDYKGFASNYSGEGFSQMKFTASAMPDRAAFLNWVQKVKASPDRIEDWEQYSSLAEPSVAAPVTLFSSVPPFLFSNVVTQHPGSMNCLPENQG; encoded by the coding sequence ATGGAAGCCTCAAGATATAAACGCATCTTGTCGAGGGGGAGTTTGGCGTGCGTCATACTTTTCCTTTCAGGATGTAATTCTGCTTTGCTTGACCCGAAAGGTGCTATTGGTGTCCAAGAAAAAGAGCTGATCATCACCGCTCTTTTGCTGATGTTAATCGTCGTGATCCCTGTGATTCTGATGACGATTTACTTCGCCTACCGATACCGAGCAAGTAACACCGACGAAGAGTACGCACCAGAATGGTCGCACTCGACCAAAATCGAAGTGGTGGTATGGACAATTCCCATCATCATTATCGCCATTCTTGCCACCATCACTTGGCGTTCTACCCACGAACTAGAGCCATCCAAACCTCTGGTGAGTGATGTCAAACCGATGACGATTGAAGTGGTTTCGCTTGATTGGAAATGGCTGTTTATCTATCCGGAAGAAAACATCGCGACCGTAAACTACGTGGCGTTTCCGAAAGATGTGCCTGTGACCTTTAAGCTGACGTCAGACAACATAATGAATGCGTTCTTTATCCCGCGTTTGGGTACTCAGATTTACGCGATGCCAGGCATGGTGACTAAGTTGAATCTGATCGCTAACCACGAAGGGGACTACAAGGGCTTTGCGTCGAACTACAGTGGCGAAGGTTTTTCGCAGATGAAGTTCACCGCATCGGCAATGCCGGATCGCGCGGCATTCCTTAACTGGGTGCAAAAAGTGAAAGCGAGCCCTGATCGAATCGAAGACTGGGAGCAATACAGCTCGCTGGCTGAGCCAAGCGTTGCTGCGCCTGTCACTCTGTTCTCAAGTGTTCCTCCGTTTCTGTTCAGCAACGTCGTGACCCAACATCCGGGTTCCATGAACTGTTTGCCTGAAAACCAAGGATAA
- the artQ gene encoding arginine ABC transporter permease ArtQ yields MALTGYSLSLVQASWMTVQLAFTSLLVGLILAVVFASGEMSRRVFVKWPTTAFVTVVRGLPEILVVLFIYFGSTQVLFLITGDFIEVSPFLSGVVALSLIFASYASQTLRGALKAVGRGQREAASALGISQFHAFVRIVLPQAVRHALPGLTNQWLVLLKDTALVSLIGVTDLLKQAQLTSAATHEAFTWYATAAAIYLVITLITQRAVKVIDKKFSIQGMSMGQEANA; encoded by the coding sequence ATGGCGTTAACGGGTTACTCTTTGTCGCTTGTACAAGCTAGCTGGATGACGGTTCAGCTAGCCTTCACAAGCCTTTTAGTCGGTTTAATTCTGGCAGTGGTATTCGCCAGTGGTGAAATGTCTCGTCGCGTATTCGTGAAATGGCCTACAACGGCGTTTGTTACTGTGGTGCGTGGCTTGCCAGAAATCCTTGTCGTGTTGTTCATCTATTTTGGTTCGACTCAGGTTCTGTTTTTAATCACCGGAGACTTTATTGAGGTTAGCCCGTTTTTGTCTGGTGTGGTGGCGTTATCGTTGATCTTCGCTTCCTATGCTTCTCAAACTCTGCGCGGCGCATTAAAAGCCGTAGGCAGAGGGCAGAGAGAAGCTGCAAGCGCACTCGGTATCAGTCAGTTTCACGCGTTTGTGCGCATTGTGTTGCCACAAGCCGTGCGACATGCGCTTCCTGGTTTAACCAACCAATGGTTGGTTTTGCTAAAAGACACGGCGCTGGTTTCTTTGATTGGCGTGACGGATCTGCTGAAACAAGCTCAGCTTACGTCGGCAGCAACGCACGAAGCGTTTACTTGGTATGCGACGGCAGCGGCGATTTACTTAGTGATCACGCTTATCACGCAGCGCGCGGTCAAAGTGATTGATAAGAAATTCTCAATCCAAGGCATGAGTATGGGGCAGGAGGCAAACGCATGA
- the cyoC gene encoding cytochrome o ubiquinol oxidase subunit III: MQTNVAAHHDHDHHHDTNGNKLFGFWVYLMSDCVLFATLFATYAVLSSNSIAGPTGKEIFELPFVFVETMLLLFSSITFGFGIIAMKRNDVAGLKRWMLVTFALGLGFICMEVYEFHHLIKEGYGPQTSAFLSAFFTLVGTHGLHVTFGLIWLAVAYHQLSTKGLNDNMAMRFNCLSLFWHFLDIVWICVFTIVYLMGVM, encoded by the coding sequence ATGCAAACTAATGTCGCAGCTCATCATGACCACGATCACCACCATGACACGAATGGCAACAAGCTGTTTGGTTTCTGGGTTTACCTGATGAGTGACTGCGTATTGTTTGCGACTTTGTTCGCGACATACGCGGTGCTGTCTAGCAACTCGATTGCCGGTCCTACGGGTAAAGAGATTTTCGAACTGCCTTTCGTGTTTGTCGAAACCATGTTGCTGCTATTTAGTAGTATCACTTTCGGTTTTGGCATTATCGCGATGAAACGCAACGACGTGGCGGGTCTCAAGCGTTGGATGTTAGTGACGTTTGCGCTAGGTCTTGGCTTTATCTGCATGGAAGTCTACGAGTTCCATCACCTGATTAAAGAAGGCTATGGCCCGCAGACCAGCGCGTTCCTATCGGCATTCTTTACGCTGGTTGGCACGCACGGCTTGCATGTGACCTTTGGTCTGATTTGGTTGGCGGTGGCTTATCACCAGCTTTCTACTAAAGGTCTGAACGACAACATGGCGATGCGTTTTAACTGCTTGAGCCTGTTCTGGCACTTCCTAGACATTGTTTGGATTTGTGTCTTTACCATCGTTTACTTAATGGGGGTGATGTAA
- the cyoD gene encoding cytochrome o ubiquinol oxidase subunit IV, giving the protein MGQHVEISSSDYLKGFVASLILTVIPFYFVWAQTLPASTTYVVMFTCALVQIFVHFKYFLHMEAKTSDGRWNLVSLMFTAIVVLILIAGSIWIIYNMNVNMKL; this is encoded by the coding sequence ATGGGCCAACATGTTGAAATCAGCTCGTCGGATTACTTAAAAGGCTTCGTTGCGTCGCTGATCTTAACGGTGATTCCGTTCTACTTCGTCTGGGCGCAAACACTGCCAGCGAGCACCACTTACGTTGTGATGTTTACCTGTGCTTTGGTGCAGATTTTTGTGCACTTTAAGTACTTCCTACACATGGAAGCGAAAACGTCAGACGGGCGTTGGAACTTGGTGTCATTGATGTTTACCGCCATTGTTGTGCTGATCCTGATTGCCGGTTCGATCTGGATTATCTACAACATGAACGTCAACATGAAGTTGTAG
- a CDS encoding arginine ABC transporter substrate-binding protein: MKKILLTSIIGLISANMAANAVAQDEIKFAMEATYAPFEYMDENNQIQGFDVDLANALCKEMDAKCSFHNQSFDSLIPALKFKRYDAAISAMDITEARLEQVNFSNAYYDNSAAFVSIKDKVADQNALEGKRVGVQNGSTHQSYLIEQMPGVTSVPYSSYQDAFIDMKNGRIDSVFGDTAVVAEWFKKEDNLAYVGERVTNPKYFGNGFGIAVNKGNDELVNKLNIALEAVKANGEYDEIYNKYFGK, from the coding sequence ATGAAAAAGATTCTACTAACTTCAATAATCGGCCTTATTTCTGCAAATATGGCAGCAAACGCAGTGGCACAAGATGAAATCAAATTCGCGATGGAGGCGACCTACGCACCATTCGAATACATGGATGAAAACAATCAAATCCAAGGTTTCGATGTGGATCTGGCGAATGCTCTATGTAAAGAAATGGACGCAAAATGTAGCTTCCACAACCAATCTTTCGATAGCTTGATCCCTGCATTAAAATTCAAACGTTATGATGCGGCTATTTCTGCAATGGACATTACTGAAGCGCGTCTTGAGCAAGTCAATTTCTCGAATGCTTACTACGACAACTCAGCAGCGTTTGTTTCTATCAAAGACAAAGTCGCTGACCAAAACGCGTTAGAAGGTAAGCGTGTAGGCGTGCAAAACGGTTCAACTCACCAAAGCTACCTTATCGAGCAAATGCCGGGTGTAACGTCGGTTCCTTACTCAAGCTACCAAGATGCTTTCATCGACATGAAGAATGGCCGTATTGATTCTGTATTTGGTGACACAGCGGTAGTGGCGGAGTGGTTCAAGAAGGAAGACAACCTTGCGTACGTTGGTGAGCGCGTTACGAATCCTAAATACTTCGGTAATGGTTTTGGTATCGCAGTAAACAAAGGCAACGATGAACTTGTGAACAAGCTAAACATAGCGCTAGAAGCCGTGAAAGCGAACGGCGAATACGACGAAATCTACAACAAGTACTTCGGTAAGTAA